A window of the Bacillus sp. A301a_S52 genome harbors these coding sequences:
- the dnaK gene encoding molecular chaperone DnaK: MSKVIGIDLGTTNSCVAVMEGGEPTVIANAEGARTTPSVVSFKDGERQVGEVAKRQMITNPNTITSIKRHMGTDYKVEAEGKNYTPQEISAIILQKLKTDAEAYLGETVTKAVITVPAYFNDSQRQATKDAGKIAGLEVERIVNEPTAAALAYGLDKEEDQTILVYDLGGGTFDVSILELGDGFFEVKATSGDNQLGGDDFDQVIIDYLVEEFKKDNGIDLSQDKMALQRLKDAAEKAKKDLSGVAQTQISLPFITADQSGPKHLELSLSRAKFEDLSSHLVEKTMEPTRRALKDAGLSAGEVDKVVLVGGSTRIPAVQEAIKKVAGKDPHKGVNPDEVVALGAAVQAGVLTGDVKDVVLLDVTPLSLGIETMGAVMTKLIERNTTIPTSKSQVFSTAADNQPSVDIHVLQGEREMAADNKTLGRFQLTDIPPAPRGVPQIEVSFDIDANGIVNVRAKDLGTNKEQSITITSSSGLSDEEVEQMVKDAEANAEADKKRREEVDLRNEADQLVFTTEKTLKDLGEENVDAADKEKAEAAKEKVKKALEGEDIEAIRSAKDELQEVVTQLTTKLYEQAAQQAQQAQGEQSEGQDGKSADDVVDAEYEEVNDEDKK, encoded by the coding sequence ATGAGTAAAGTAATTGGAATTGATTTAGGAACAACTAACTCTTGTGTAGCAGTCATGGAAGGTGGCGAGCCTACCGTTATTGCCAATGCTGAAGGTGCTAGAACAACGCCTTCTGTGGTCTCATTTAAAGATGGCGAGCGACAAGTAGGGGAAGTAGCAAAGCGTCAAATGATTACTAACCCTAATACGATCACGTCGATTAAACGTCATATGGGAACAGATTATAAGGTGGAAGCTGAAGGGAAGAACTATACACCGCAAGAAATTTCGGCAATTATTTTACAAAAATTAAAAACTGATGCAGAAGCTTATTTAGGTGAAACAGTAACAAAAGCCGTTATTACGGTTCCAGCCTATTTCAACGATTCTCAAAGACAAGCAACTAAAGACGCTGGTAAAATTGCTGGACTTGAAGTTGAACGAATCGTTAACGAGCCAACTGCTGCGGCTTTAGCTTATGGTCTAGATAAAGAAGAAGATCAAACGATTCTCGTATATGACCTAGGTGGCGGTACATTTGACGTTTCTATCCTAGAACTTGGGGATGGATTCTTTGAAGTAAAAGCAACATCTGGTGATAATCAGCTCGGTGGAGATGACTTTGACCAAGTTATTATTGATTATCTTGTCGAAGAATTTAAAAAGGATAATGGCATTGACTTATCTCAAGATAAAATGGCGTTACAACGTTTAAAAGATGCTGCTGAAAAAGCTAAAAAAGATTTATCTGGTGTCGCGCAAACACAAATTAGTCTGCCATTTATTACAGCGGATCAGTCCGGTCCGAAACACCTTGAACTTTCTTTATCACGAGCAAAGTTTGAAGACTTGTCTTCTCACCTTGTTGAAAAAACAATGGAGCCGACACGCCGTGCATTGAAAGATGCAGGTCTATCAGCTGGAGAAGTTGATAAAGTTGTTCTCGTGGGTGGTTCTACTCGTATTCCTGCTGTTCAAGAAGCTATCAAAAAAGTGGCTGGAAAAGACCCTCATAAAGGAGTTAACCCTGATGAAGTTGTAGCTCTCGGGGCAGCTGTTCAAGCTGGTGTCTTAACGGGTGATGTGAAAGACGTTGTTTTACTTGACGTAACGCCACTTTCATTAGGCATTGAAACGATGGGTGCTGTTATGACGAAGCTAATTGAACGAAATACGACGATTCCTACCAGTAAGTCACAAGTCTTCTCGACGGCTGCAGATAATCAGCCTTCTGTGGATATTCACGTTCTTCAAGGTGAGCGAGAAATGGCAGCTGATAACAAAACTTTAGGGCGATTCCAATTAACAGATATTCCACCAGCACCTCGAGGGGTTCCACAAATCGAAGTTTCATTTGACATCGATGCTAACGGAATCGTAAATGTTCGTGCGAAAGATTTGGGTACAAATAAAGAGCAATCTATTACAATTACCTCGTCATCTGGTTTATCCGATGAAGAAGTTGAACAAATGGTGAAAGATGCGGAAGCGAATGCAGAAGCAGATAAAAAGCGCCGTGAAGAAGTAGATCTTCGTAACGAAGCTGACCAACTCGTCTTTACGACTGAAAAAACGTTAAAAGATCTCGGTGAAGAAAATGTTGATGCGGCAGATAAAGAAAAAGCTGAAGCTGCTAAAGAAAAAGTAAAGAAAGCACTGGAAGGAGAAGACATTGAAGCTATCCGTTCTGCTAAAGACGAGCTTCAAGAAGTAGTTACACAGCTAACTACTAAGCTATACGAACAAGCTGCACAACAAGCTCAACAGGCTCAAGGTGAGCAAAGTGAAGGTCAAGATGGAAAATCCGCTGATGACGTTGTGGATGCAGAATACGAAGAAGTAAATGATGAAGATAAGAAGTAA
- the dnaJ gene encoding molecular chaperone DnaJ, with protein sequence MSKRDFYDVLGVDKGASEAEIKKAYRKLARQYHPDVNKEADAEEKFKEVKDAYDTLSDSQKRAHYDQFGHADPNQGFGGGAGGDFGGFSDIFDMFFGGGGGRRDPNAPRQGADMQYTMTLDFKEAVFGKETDIEIPREEECDTCLGSGAKPGTRPETCQHCGGSGQLNVEQNTPFGRVVNRRVCHHCEGTGKFVKNKCRTCGGQGKVKKRKKIHVKIPAGVDSGQQIRVSGQGEPGANGGPPGDLFVVFNVKSHEFFKRDGDDIFCEMPMTFVQAALGDEIEVPTLNGKVKLKVPAGTQTGTHFRLRGKGVPNVHGRGQGDQHIQMKVITPKKLTERQKELLREFSEISGNEMPDEQSENFFDKVKRAFKNFG encoded by the coding sequence ATGAGCAAGCGTGATTTTTACGATGTTTTAGGTGTAGATAAAGGGGCATCTGAAGCTGAAATTAAGAAAGCCTACCGAAAGCTAGCTCGACAATACCACCCGGACGTCAATAAAGAGGCGGATGCGGAGGAGAAATTTAAAGAAGTAAAGGATGCTTATGATACGTTAAGCGATTCACAAAAGCGAGCTCATTATGACCAATTCGGTCATGCCGATCCGAACCAAGGGTTTGGTGGAGGAGCTGGCGGTGACTTTGGTGGCTTCAGCGATATCTTTGATATGTTCTTCGGTGGGGGTGGTGGAAGACGAGACCCTAATGCGCCAAGACAAGGTGCAGACATGCAATATACAATGACTTTAGATTTTAAAGAAGCTGTGTTTGGAAAAGAAACAGATATTGAGATACCGCGTGAAGAAGAATGTGATACATGTCTTGGTTCCGGGGCTAAACCAGGAACAAGGCCAGAGACGTGCCAACATTGTGGTGGCAGTGGTCAATTAAACGTTGAACAAAATACCCCATTTGGACGTGTGGTTAACCGCCGTGTGTGTCACCATTGTGAAGGTACAGGGAAATTTGTTAAAAACAAATGTCGAACGTGTGGCGGTCAAGGGAAAGTAAAAAAACGCAAAAAAATACATGTGAAAATTCCTGCGGGCGTGGATAGTGGCCAGCAGATTCGTGTTTCGGGCCAAGGTGAGCCTGGGGCAAACGGAGGGCCTCCAGGGGATCTATTTGTCGTTTTTAATGTAAAGAGTCACGAGTTTTTTAAACGAGATGGTGATGATATCTTCTGTGAAATGCCGATGACCTTTGTACAAGCGGCTTTAGGTGATGAGATTGAAGTTCCCACATTGAATGGGAAAGTTAAACTAAAAGTTCCAGCAGGTACGCAAACAGGCACTCATTTTAGACTTCGAGGCAAAGGGGTTCCGAACGTTCATGGAAGAGGTCAAGGCGATCAACATATTCAAATGAAAGTGATTACGCCTAAAAAGCTTACAGAAAGACAAAAAGAGCTTCTTCGAGAGTTTTCAGAAATAAGTGGCAATGAAATGCCTGACGAACAAAGTGAGAATTTCTTTGATAAAGTAAAAAGAGCTTTTAAGAATTTTGGATAA
- the prmA gene encoding 50S ribosomal protein L11 methyltransferase, with the protein MKWSEICIHTTQEAVEPVSNILHEAGASGVVIEDPDDLFKERESVFGEVYELSTDDYPEEGVMLKAYLPVNSFLGEAVEEIKEAINQLLLYDIDLGHNKVTLSEVNEEEWSTAWKKYYKPVKVSDHITITPTWEDYKPVNEEEIVIELDPGMAFGTGTHPTTVLCIQALERHLYDGASVVDVGTGTGVLSIASAKLGAARVHALDLDEVAVKSAKLNVKLNKVQETVDVTQDNLLDNPAMQTPDLIVANILAEVIVNMTDEAFQSLKTGGTLITSGIIQTKREMVKNALTSAGFIIKEITEMEDWLAFVAKKPE; encoded by the coding sequence ATGAAGTGGTCTGAAATATGCATTCACACTACTCAAGAAGCAGTCGAACCAGTCAGTAACATCTTGCATGAAGCCGGTGCAAGTGGCGTGGTCATTGAAGATCCCGACGATCTTTTCAAAGAACGGGAATCTGTTTTTGGGGAAGTGTATGAATTATCCACAGATGACTATCCTGAAGAGGGGGTCATGTTAAAAGCCTATCTCCCTGTTAACAGTTTCTTAGGTGAAGCTGTTGAGGAAATTAAAGAAGCCATCAACCAACTCCTTCTCTATGATATTGATCTTGGTCATAACAAGGTAACATTAAGTGAGGTCAATGAAGAAGAATGGTCCACTGCATGGAAAAAATATTATAAACCGGTTAAAGTCTCTGATCATATCACAATAACCCCTACATGGGAAGATTATAAACCCGTCAATGAAGAGGAAATCGTGATTGAACTAGATCCGGGTATGGCATTTGGGACGGGGACACATCCAACGACCGTTCTCTGTATACAAGCATTAGAGCGTCATCTGTATGATGGCGCTTCAGTAGTGGATGTAGGCACAGGGACAGGCGTTTTAAGTATTGCGTCAGCTAAGTTAGGTGCTGCTAGGGTACATGCGTTAGATTTGGATGAAGTGGCAGTGAAATCTGCCAAATTAAATGTGAAGCTTAATAAAGTTCAAGAGACAGTGGATGTGACTCAAGACAATTTATTAGATAATCCAGCTATGCAAACGCCAGATTTAATTGTAGCCAATATTCTTGCTGAAGTTATTGTTAACATGACAGATGAGGCGTTCCAATCATTGAAAACAGGTGGAACATTAATTACATCTGGAATCATACAAACAAAACGTGAGATGGTTAAAAACGCCCTGACATCTGCTGGCTTTATCATTAAAGAAATTACTGAAATGGAAGACTGGCTTGCATTTGTAGCCAAGAAACCGGAGTAG
- a CDS encoding 16S rRNA (uracil(1498)-N(3))-methyltransferase, which produces MQRYFLNKAQFQDQQVLIDGETARHISRVMRMEPGDNIICCDGEGACHYCTLEKVSADDVRARVTRELTDNAELPVKVTIAHGLPKGDKLELVIQKATELGASEFIPFQAERSVVKLDKKKEQKKIERWRKIAKEASEQSHRHLMPHIEAVHSLSALIDQFSSYSSILLAYEEDAKQHKNKAFYQSLSLLKPQDSLLFIVGPEGGFTDKEVTMMQNAGAISCSLGPRILRSETAPLYGLSAISFYFELSG; this is translated from the coding sequence ATGCAGCGATATTTTTTAAATAAGGCTCAATTTCAAGATCAGCAGGTTCTAATTGACGGTGAAACTGCACGACATATTAGCAGGGTGATGAGAATGGAACCTGGTGATAATATAATATGTTGTGATGGAGAAGGGGCTTGCCACTATTGTACGCTAGAAAAAGTGTCAGCAGATGATGTGAGGGCGAGGGTAACTAGAGAGCTTACGGATAATGCAGAATTACCTGTAAAGGTGACGATAGCTCACGGGTTACCTAAGGGGGATAAGCTGGAGCTTGTCATCCAAAAAGCGACAGAGCTTGGAGCATCCGAATTTATCCCTTTTCAAGCGGAAAGATCTGTTGTTAAATTAGATAAAAAGAAAGAACAAAAAAAAATTGAACGTTGGCGCAAAATAGCGAAAGAGGCAAGTGAACAATCACATCGCCACCTTATGCCGCATATAGAGGCTGTTCACTCACTATCAGCCCTTATCGATCAATTTTCATCGTATTCAAGTATTCTTCTAGCTTATGAAGAAGACGCGAAACAACATAAAAATAAGGCCTTTTATCAATCACTTTCTTTATTAAAGCCACAAGACAGTCTTCTTTTCATAGTGGGGCCTGAAGGTGGCTTTACAGATAAAGAAGTGACAATGATGCAAAATGCTGGTGCTATAAGTTGTTCTTTAGGGCCTAGAATTTTACGTTCGGAAACGGCACCATTATATGGTTTGTCAGCCATATCATTTTATTTTGAATTATCGGGGTGA
- the mtaB gene encoding tRNA (N(6)-L-threonylcarbamoyladenosine(37)-C(2))-methylthiotransferase MtaB, whose product MPTVAFHTLGCKVNHYETEAIWQLFQSAGYNKTDYENKSDVYVINTCTVTNTGDKKSRQVIRRAIRKNPDAVVCVTGCYAQTSPAEVMAIPGVDIVVGTQDRHKLIGYIDEFRESREPINGVGNIMKARHYEELDVPSFTDRTRASLKIQEGCNNFCTFCIIPWARGLLRSRKPEDVLQQAKQLVEAGYKEIVLTGIHTGGYGEDMKDCSLADLLSELERVPGLKRIRISSIEASQITDEVIAVIDKSEKIVRHLHVPLQAGADSVLKRMRRKYSTSFYKERVNRLKKALPGLAVTSDVIVGFPGETEEEFKETYDFIREIGFSELHVFPYSKRTGTPAARMDNQVDDEIKNKRVHQLIELSNQQAKEYASMYEGDILEMIPEEPDKDNSELLIGYTDNYMKVKAPLDQHLIGEIVKVKIEQAGYPYNIGSFVEVVKAEEREVVMER is encoded by the coding sequence ATGCCAACTGTCGCTTTTCATACGTTGGGCTGTAAAGTGAATCATTACGAAACAGAAGCTATTTGGCAACTGTTTCAAAGTGCAGGTTATAATAAAACAGATTACGAAAATAAGTCGGACGTTTATGTGATCAATACGTGTACAGTCACTAACACAGGTGATAAAAAAAGTCGCCAAGTTATTAGACGGGCGATCAGAAAGAATCCCGATGCTGTTGTATGTGTTACAGGTTGTTATGCTCAAACCTCTCCAGCAGAGGTTATGGCCATTCCAGGAGTGGATATTGTCGTAGGGACACAAGACCGTCATAAGCTTATCGGTTATATTGATGAATTCAGGGAGAGCCGTGAACCTATTAATGGTGTAGGAAACATTATGAAAGCTCGTCACTATGAAGAGCTTGATGTTCCTTCATTTACGGACCGGACAAGAGCATCACTAAAAATACAAGAAGGATGCAATAACTTCTGTACATTCTGTATTATTCCGTGGGCTAGAGGGTTATTGCGGTCACGGAAACCAGAGGATGTCTTACAACAAGCTAAGCAGCTAGTGGAAGCTGGCTATAAAGAAATTGTACTTACTGGTATCCATACAGGTGGTTACGGTGAGGATATGAAGGATTGCAGTCTTGCAGACTTATTATCGGAGCTTGAACGAGTTCCTGGGCTCAAAAGGATTAGAATTTCATCGATTGAAGCAAGCCAAATAACTGATGAAGTGATAGCTGTTATTGATAAATCTGAAAAGATCGTCAGGCATCTCCATGTCCCGCTTCAAGCTGGTGCTGACTCTGTTCTAAAACGGATGCGGAGAAAGTACTCAACTAGCTTCTATAAAGAAAGAGTTAATCGTCTTAAAAAAGCTTTACCCGGCTTGGCTGTTACGTCCGATGTTATCGTGGGCTTCCCTGGTGAAACGGAAGAGGAATTTAAGGAAACTTATGATTTTATAAGAGAAATTGGCTTTTCTGAACTTCATGTTTTCCCATATTCGAAAAGAACTGGGACACCAGCAGCACGTATGGACAATCAAGTTGATGATGAAATTAAAAACAAACGGGTTCACCAGTTGATTGAATTGTCTAATCAACAGGCTAAAGAGTATGCGTCTATGTATGAAGGAGACATACTAGAAATGATCCCAGAGGAACCGGATAAAGATAATTCAGAATTACTGATTGGCTATACTGATAATTATATGAAAGTAAAAGCCCCTCTTGATCAGCATTTGATTGGAGAGATTGTGAAAGTTAAAATTGAACAGGCTGGATATCCATACAATATAGGATCCTTTGTCGAAGTTGTTAAAGCAGAGGAACGAGAAGTTGTCATGGAAAGATAG
- a CDS encoding Na/Pi cotransporter family protein, with translation MNESITFFTIYLALFLFGMIVMRHGLMLGFQKKLPAILHRFADKPWKGLLTGVLAATITQSSSAVMVITVGLVAVRAIPFHYSIGIMLGANIGTVATLEILAYDLSSISVPLLLTGSLFLFSKSEKFFSIGCVLFGIAMMFISMHGFETLAYPLTSIPAIHYWFLETSQRVQLGVVTGLLMSSIVQSSSAVTAIAMSFMNEQLLELPSAVAIMLGANIGTCITAWFASLGASKEAKLTAYAHIWVNIIGVILCLPFLESFSTFISSFSLSPERQLAHAAFLFNVLSSLLFLPFSEQIARLLKWVHK, from the coding sequence ATGAATGAATCAATCACATTTTTTACAATTTATCTTGCACTCTTTTTATTTGGTATGATCGTTATGAGGCACGGTTTAATGTTAGGTTTTCAAAAAAAATTACCTGCTATTTTACACCGTTTTGCTGATAAGCCTTGGAAAGGTCTTTTGACAGGGGTACTAGCTGCAACAATCACACAAAGTAGCTCCGCTGTCATGGTTATAACGGTGGGATTAGTAGCAGTTAGAGCTATTCCGTTCCATTATTCTATCGGAATTATGCTTGGTGCAAATATCGGAACTGTCGCCACGTTAGAAATTCTTGCCTATGATTTGTCTTCTATTTCAGTACCTCTGTTACTAACCGGTAGTCTATTTTTATTTTCGAAAAGCGAGAAGTTTTTTTCGATTGGGTGCGTCTTATTCGGCATAGCCATGATGTTTATTTCCATGCATGGCTTTGAAACACTAGCCTATCCTCTTACATCCATTCCGGCTATACATTATTGGTTTTTGGAGACAAGCCAACGTGTTCAGCTAGGTGTAGTTACAGGGTTACTAATGAGTAGCATCGTCCAATCGAGTTCAGCTGTCACTGCTATAGCCATGAGCTTTATGAATGAGCAGCTGTTAGAATTACCGTCTGCTGTTGCTATTATGCTTGGTGCAAACATTGGAACATGTATTACAGCATGGTTTGCCAGCTTAGGGGCGTCAAAAGAGGCGAAACTGACTGCCTATGCTCATATTTGGGTAAACATAATAGGGGTTATTCTTTGCCTGCCTTTTTTAGAAAGTTTTTCTACTTTTATTTCTTCATTTAGTTTGTCACCAGAGCGTCAGTTAGCTCATGCAGCTTTTCTTTTTAATGTCTTAAGTTCACTTCTTTTTTTACCCTTTTCTGAACAAATTGCTCGCCTTCTCAAATGGGTACACAAGTAA
- a CDS encoding 30S ribosomal protein S21, whose protein sequence is MAETRVRKNESIDAALRRFKKTMSKEGTMAEVRKRKHYEKPSIKRKKKSEAARKRKF, encoded by the coding sequence ATGGCAGAAACTCGTGTACGTAAGAATGAATCTATCGACGCTGCTCTTCGCCGCTTTAAAAAAACGATGTCTAAAGAAGGTACAATGGCAGAAGTTCGTAAGCGGAAGCATTATGAAAAACCGAGCATTAAGCGTAAGAAAAAGTCTGAAGCAGCTCGTAAGCGTAAGTTTTAA
- a CDS encoding GatB/YqeY domain-containing protein, whose translation MNILDKLNQDMKDAMRNKEKQRLMVIRSVKSAIQNEVINKGENLSEDEVLTVLSREMKQRKESLHEFEQAARTDLVEKTNAEIQILTEYMPSQLSDSELRQIVEETVSETSASSKADMGKVMGAIMPKVKGRADGSKVKEYVEQSLT comes from the coding sequence TTGAATATTCTTGATAAGTTGAATCAAGATATGAAAGACGCGATGAGGAACAAAGAAAAGCAACGTTTGATGGTTATTCGCTCTGTTAAATCCGCCATTCAAAATGAGGTAATTAACAAAGGCGAAAACTTGTCAGAAGACGAAGTTTTAACTGTTTTGAGTCGAGAAATGAAACAACGTAAGGAATCCCTCCACGAATTTGAACAAGCAGCGCGCACTGATTTAGTTGAAAAGACTAACGCTGAAATTCAAATATTAACGGAATATATGCCATCACAACTGTCTGACAGTGAACTCCGTCAAATTGTAGAAGAAACAGTTTCTGAAACAAGTGCTTCTTCTAAGGCTGACATGGGGAAAGTGATGGGAGCTATCATGCCGAAAGTTAAAGGTCGAGCAGACGGCTCCAAAGTTAAAGAGTATGTGGAACAATCACTCACATAA
- a CDS encoding nodulation protein NfeD, with the protein MKMFKLLFYLSLFLLAIVLMVAPPKAESGGQGDLVYVIPVEKEVERGLEAFLNRSIQTAEEAGADHIVFEVHTPGGFVDAAGNIASLVRNTEVPTTAFIVGDALSAGAYISLNANEIVMAPGTRMGSAAVIDGSGNAAEDKAQSAWLASMREAAELNGRDPVYALAMADETIDISEYGAGEGNLLTLTPSQAMEVGYAEATVENREELLDYLNMEQAEVRETEITFAEQIARFVTNPIIIPILLSIGSLGLVLELYSPGFGVPGIMGASALFLYFFGHLVAGFAGWEAIILFGIGVVLIVLEVFSPSFGILGVLGIGAILASLVISSFSLMNILLSVFIAVIVTIIASIIFFKYASYKGPFRRVILTDQTKTEQGYVSNENRHDIIGEIGEALTILRPSGTALLNDERLDVISEGGYIEQGRKVKVISATGSRIVVREVAGEDQKRTKTEEEDK; encoded by the coding sequence ATGAAAATGTTTAAGCTATTATTTTATTTGTCGCTATTTTTATTAGCTATCGTTTTAATGGTTGCCCCACCGAAAGCTGAAAGTGGGGGACAAGGCGATTTAGTCTATGTTATCCCTGTTGAAAAAGAAGTTGAACGGGGATTAGAAGCTTTTTTAAATCGTTCTATTCAAACAGCTGAAGAAGCAGGTGCCGACCACATCGTATTTGAGGTTCACACCCCAGGGGGATTTGTGGATGCAGCAGGTAATATCGCGTCCTTAGTTAGAAACACCGAGGTACCAACAACTGCTTTTATTGTTGGTGATGCTTTATCAGCAGGCGCTTATATTTCTTTAAACGCCAATGAAATTGTGATGGCACCTGGTACACGAATGGGATCGGCAGCAGTTATTGATGGCTCTGGAAATGCTGCTGAAGATAAGGCTCAGTCAGCATGGCTTGCAAGTATGCGTGAAGCGGCAGAATTAAATGGTCGTGACCCTGTCTATGCCTTGGCAATGGCAGACGAAACAATCGATATAAGTGAATACGGAGCTGGAGAAGGTAATTTACTTACGTTGACGCCTAGTCAAGCTATGGAAGTGGGGTATGCAGAAGCTACTGTAGAAAATCGGGAGGAGCTTTTAGACTACCTAAACATGGAACAAGCTGAAGTGAGGGAGACAGAAATAACATTTGCTGAGCAAATTGCTCGTTTTGTCACTAATCCGATTATTATCCCAATTCTCTTATCCATAGGCAGTCTTGGACTTGTTTTGGAGCTTTATTCACCTGGTTTTGGCGTACCTGGAATTATGGGAGCTTCAGCGCTATTTCTGTATTTCTTTGGACATCTAGTAGCAGGGTTTGCTGGATGGGAAGCCATCATTTTATTTGGTATCGGAGTTGTTTTAATTGTTCTAGAAGTTTTCTCGCCAAGCTTTGGTATTTTAGGAGTGCTGGGGATTGGCGCTATTTTAGCAAGTCTCGTCATAAGCTCATTTTCACTTATGAATATCCTTTTATCTGTTTTTATCGCAGTTATCGTCACGATTATTGCTTCAATTATTTTCTTTAAATATGCCAGCTACAAAGGGCCATTTAGAAGAGTCATTTTAACTGACCAGACCAAAACGGAGCAAGGATATGTGTCTAATGAAAATCGCCATGACATTATTGGTGAGATTGGAGAGGCATTAACCATCCTACGACCATCAGGAACGGCGTTATTAAATGACGAACGACTTGACGTTATCTCTGAGGGAGGATATATTGAACAAGGAAGAAAAGTTAAGGTGATATCTGCAACTGGCTCTCGAATCGTCGTACGGGAAGTAGCTGGTGAGGATCAAAAGAGAACAAAGACTGAGGAGGAAGACAAATGA
- the floA gene encoding flotillin-like protein FloA (flotillin-like protein involved in membrane lipid rafts), with translation MITQEIGIWIGLALIVVVFAVLFTFVPVALWISAWAAGVKVGIFQLVGMRLRRVIPHRVVNPLIKAVKAGLDISTNKLEGHYLAGGNVDRVVNALIAAQRANIDLSFERCAAIDLAGRDVLEAVQMSVNPKVIETPFIAGVAMDGIEVKAKARITVRANIDRLVGGAGEDTVIARVGEGIVSTIGSAKNHKEVLENPDMISQTVLKKGLDAGTAFEILSIDIADIDIGKNIGAGLQTDQAEADKKIAQAKAEERRAMAVAQEQEMKARVEEMRAKVVEAEAEVPMAMSEALRSGNLGVMDYMNFNNVKADTDMRDSIGKATSDGEDEEGTTPPGARR, from the coding sequence ATGATTACACAAGAAATTGGAATTTGGATAGGGCTAGCCCTTATCGTCGTAGTATTTGCAGTTTTATTTACATTTGTACCAGTAGCCCTCTGGATATCAGCGTGGGCCGCAGGAGTAAAAGTGGGTATTTTCCAGCTCGTAGGGATGAGACTACGTCGAGTCATTCCGCACAGAGTTGTTAATCCGCTAATTAAAGCGGTAAAAGCTGGACTTGATATTAGTACAAATAAACTTGAGGGTCATTACCTTGCAGGAGGAAACGTTGACCGTGTTGTTAATGCGTTGATTGCTGCACAACGAGCCAATATTGATTTAAGCTTTGAAAGATGTGCTGCTATTGATTTAGCTGGTCGTGACGTACTTGAAGCTGTACAGATGAGTGTTAATCCAAAAGTGATTGAAACGCCTTTCATTGCTGGTGTGGCAATGGATGGGATTGAAGTTAAAGCAAAAGCTAGAATTACAGTACGTGCAAACATTGATCGCCTTGTAGGGGGCGCCGGTGAAGATACAGTTATCGCACGTGTAGGTGAAGGGATTGTATCAACAATCGGTTCGGCTAAAAACCATAAAGAAGTATTAGAAAACCCTGATATGATTTCTCAAACGGTGCTTAAAAAAGGCTTAGATGCAGGAACAGCATTTGAGATTTTGTCCATCGATATTGCAGATATTGACATCGGTAAAAACATCGGAGCAGGTCTTCAAACAGACCAAGCTGAAGCAGATAAGAAAATTGCTCAAGCGAAAGCCGAAGAACGCCGTGCAATGGCAGTAGCACAAGAACAAGAGATGAAGGCTCGCGTTGAAGAGATGCGTGCAAAAGTTGTAGAAGCTGAAGCTGAAGTGCCAATGGCAATGTCTGAAGCTTTACGTTCAGGAAATCTTGGTGTCATGGATTATATGAACTTTAATAATGTGAAAGCAGATACAGATATGAGAGACTCCATTGGTAAAGCAACGAGTGACGGTGAGGATGAAGAGGGGACAACACCACCAGGAGCACGCCGTTAA
- the yqfC gene encoding sporulation protein YqfC: MKRFQRWLKKWMVNYMDLPADVIMDLPRLTMIGQLHVYIENHRGVVRFTNTELRLALKEGELVISGNQFIIKTILPEEILLEGIIEHVYYEKP, translated from the coding sequence ATGAAACGATTTCAACGGTGGCTAAAAAAATGGATGGTTAACTATATGGACCTACCCGCAGATGTGATTATGGATTTACCGCGGTTGACAATGATCGGTCAGCTCCATGTTTATATAGAAAATCATCGCGGGGTTGTGCGTTTTACAAATACAGAGCTAAGACTAGCTTTAAAAGAAGGTGAGCTCGTTATTAGTGGGAACCAATTTATAATAAAAACGATACTACCTGAAGAAATACTGCTTGAAGGCATCATTGAGCACGTCTATTATGAAAAACCATAA